CAGATGGACAAAGCGCATCGTCTCCTCACTTTATAGGTAACactgtgtgtctgcatgtgcgtgtgtcgggcctgtcccacttgggcgacatcttcggcgacagcctgaaaagaggttgtcgcgggATGACGCAAGGTCGTGACCCATGTTGATGTATTTTGCGTCATCATGCCTCACTGTGCGTCCAGACGCGTCGCGCACGTCACGGCGCGTCATCTGAGCGACGCACCACGTGACCGCACGGATATATCGAGCGCCGACTTTCTAAAGAGTTTTTTCACTTGCAACGGAGACGATCGGAAAATGGCGCTCAAGAGAAGCAGGGCTCATCAGCAGAGCAGGGCACAACGAAAAGCAGCCAGGGACAAGATGCAGGTTCTGCAGGTTGAGGTCAAGGAGGAGGAGGCTGTACATTGGGACTATGATTATGCTGAGGATAGTGATGTCTCATTTGAGATCAAGAGGAAGAGGCAAATGGTAACCGAGCCCTATGAATTcagcagggaacaagagggggaactggtagATTGGTATCGGGACAACCCTGAGCTGTATGACAAAAACCACAGGCAGTTTAGGAATACAAAGCGAAGGTTCATGATGCTTGAGGACAAGGCAAAGGAGTTCCCTGGCTGCACGTGTATGTACACACTTACTTTGTTGTTTGGCGGCATTTCAGTCATTATAATTACAATTTGTTCCACACTGATCTTCACTCATTCCATGTTTTCACAGGCGACCAACTGTGCCAATTCTATAAGGGCCAGAGGACAATGTACGGCAGGCTGACACGCAGTTTGCACAAGTCTGGCTCGGGCCGTAGATTTGTGACCGAGAGGCAGCAGTGGATAGTGGAAAAATGGGGGTTTATAAATGACCATATCGTT
This genomic window from Leucoraja erinacea ecotype New England chromosome 37, Leri_hhj_1, whole genome shotgun sequence contains:
- the LOC129713744 gene encoding uncharacterized protein LOC129713744 → MPHCASRRVAHVTARHLSDAPRDRTDISSADFLKSFFTCNGDDRKMALKRSRAHQQSRAQRKAARDKMQVLQVEVKEEEAVHWDYDYAEDSDVSFEIKRKRQMVTEPYEFSREQEGELVDWYRDNPELYDKNHRQFRNTKRRFMMLEDKAKEFPGCTCDQLCQFYKGQRTMYGRLTRSLHKSGSGRRFVTERQQWIVEKWGFINDHIVRVEPNQSTRKERPQRAISSEGELDPHERPSGSTTPTSQEYSTRKPTIVIPTAGCSITAASQRMIKEIVQQAKATTDTMITMTQPKTSHERIVETFSAFLTQEMLLIPESEWVSFSMEAFALARAHRFPQPH